The region ACACCCAAGACTGAACATTCTTCTCCAGCAGACCTGTAGTGGATGGAAGTTACCTAAAATCCAGAACCCTCTCCCCTGAAGCGTTGGGCTGGACTTTTCTAAAAAGCGAAGTCTCTTAAAAGAGCGCAGTCTAAGAGCTACTCCATTGCCGACAACCTTTCAGCCCCAATTCTGGGTTTTCACGATAACTCTCTTCAGGAACCCAAACCTGAACATCCTTATTCAGTCCTATCCAATAAAGATATTGAGCCTCAGGATGGAAACGAACACCAACCCGAATATTAGAAAAATCATCTTCTGCCGTTTCAAACCCAAATCGAACCGTTAATTGGGCAACCAAACATTCAGGGGTATCCGCGTATTCGCCAAAGGTCTCTCGTTCACGCCAAAACTTTTCTAGAAAGGGGGTGAG is a window of Leptolyngbyaceae cyanobacterium JSC-12 DNA encoding:
- a CDS encoding hypothetical protein (IMG reference gene:2510095039), producing the protein MGCERSHPIFFVLYPLVSLHPIHELLMPHPYHLIVEGNPALIYATRGGSPQKILPILTPFLEKFWRERETFGEYADTPECLVAQLTVRFGFETAEDDFSNIRVGVRFHPEAQYLYWIGLNKDVQVWVPEESYRENPELGLKGCRQWSSS